A single Streptococcus thermophilus DNA region contains:
- the mnmE gene encoding tRNA uridine-5-carboxymethylaminomethyl(34) synthesis GTPase MnmE translates to MSITKEFDTITAISTPLGEGAIGIVRLSGTDAIAIANKVFKGKNLETVDSHTINYGHIVENNEIIDEVMVSVMRAPKTFTREDVVEINTHGGVAVTNEILQLLIRSGARMAEPGEFTKRAFLNGRIDLTQAEAVMDLIRAKTDKAMTVAVSQLDGSLKNLINNTRQEILNTLAQVEVNIDYPEYDDVEEVTTNLVREKTQEFQTLLENLLATAKRGKILREGLSTAIIGRPNVGKSSLLNNLLREEKAIVTDIEGTTRDVIEEYVNIKGVPLKLIDTAGIRDTDDVVEKIGVERSKKALEEADLVLLVLNSSESLTDQDRTLLDISQNSNRIILLNKTDLPQAIQTEELPEDLIPISVLKNENIDKIEDRINQLFFDNAGLVEKDATYLSNARHISLIEKALESLEAVNQGLELGMPVDLLQVDMTRTWEILGEITGDAAPDELITQLFSQFCLGK, encoded by the coding sequence ATGTCAATTACCAAAGAATTCGATACTATCACTGCTATCTCAACTCCCTTAGGTGAAGGTGCTATCGGTATCGTCCGCTTGTCTGGTACCGATGCTATTGCTATTGCTAATAAGGTTTTCAAAGGTAAAAATCTTGAAACCGTTGATTCTCATACTATCAACTACGGCCATATTGTCGAAAATAATGAAATTATTGATGAAGTCATGGTCAGTGTTATGCGTGCACCAAAAACCTTTACACGTGAGGATGTCGTAGAAATCAATACACATGGTGGTGTCGCAGTTACCAATGAAATCCTTCAACTCCTGATCCGTTCTGGTGCTCGTATGGCCGAACCAGGGGAATTTACCAAACGTGCCTTCTTAAATGGACGGATAGATTTGACCCAGGCTGAAGCTGTCATGGATTTGATTCGTGCCAAAACTGATAAGGCTATGACTGTTGCCGTCTCTCAGTTAGATGGTTCGCTTAAAAATCTCATTAACAACACACGCCAAGAAATCCTTAATACTTTGGCACAAGTCGAAGTCAATATTGATTACCCAGAGTATGATGATGTTGAAGAAGTTACCACAAATCTAGTCCGTGAGAAAACTCAAGAGTTCCAGACTCTCTTGGAAAATCTTCTTGCAACTGCTAAACGAGGAAAAATCCTACGAGAAGGTCTTTCGACGGCAATCATAGGCCGTCCTAATGTCGGAAAATCTAGTCTTCTCAACAATCTCCTACGTGAGGAGAAAGCCATCGTCACTGATATTGAAGGGACTACCCGTGATGTTATTGAAGAATACGTTAATATCAAGGGTGTTCCTCTTAAGTTAATCGATACCGCTGGTATTCGTGACACAGATGATGTTGTCGAAAAAATTGGTGTTGAGCGTTCTAAAAAAGCTCTTGAAGAGGCCGATTTGGTCCTTCTTGTGCTTAATAGCTCTGAATCACTTACCGACCAAGACCGTACACTGCTTGACATCAGCCAAAATAGCAACCGAATCATTCTCTTAAATAAGACGGACCTTCCACAAGCTATCCAGACTGAAGAGCTTCCTGAGGACCTTATCCCAATTTCAGTCCTCAAAAATGAAAACATTGACAAAATCGAAGATCGTATCAACCAACTCTTCTTTGATAATGCTGGTTTAGTAGAAAAAGATGCTACTTATCTTTCAAATGCACGCCATATCTCACTCATTGAAAAGGCGCTTGAAAGTCTCGAAGCCGTTAATCAAGGTCTTGAATTAGGTATGCCTGTTGACCTATTACAAGTTGATATGACTCGCACATGGGAAATTCTTGGCGAAATTACTGGTGACGCCGCACCGGATGAGCTTATTACTCAACTCTTTAGTCAGTTCTGTCTCGGTAAATAG
- a CDS encoding alanine/glycine:cation symporter family protein, translating to MLDFFTSIDDFVWGPPLLVLLVGTGIYLTIRLGLLQIIRLPKAFKLIFAEDKGEGDISSFAALATALAATVGTGNIVGVATAIKTGGPGALFWMWIAAFFGMATKYAEGLLAIKFRTLDDQGNVSGGPMYYITHGFSGKWQIIAKPLAYFFAFAGVLVAWLGIGTFSQVNSITSSLQNSFGWSPKIVSVILALITAAIIFGGIQSISKVSEKVVPFMAGLYIIAALIVIFANFNQLLPVLEMVFQSAFTGKAAVGGFAGATVMAAMRLGIARGVFSNESGLGSAPIAAAAAKTEEPVEQGLISMTGTFIDTIIICTLTGLAILVTGQWSGSLEGAPMTQAAFSSIFGTFGELALTLSLVLFAFTTVLGWSYYGERCFEFIFKSTKFLSFYRLIFVVMVALGGYLTLEVVWKIADIVNGLMALPNLIALLVLSPIILKESKSYFERHK from the coding sequence ATGTTAGACTTTTTCACTTCCATTGATGACTTTGTATGGGGACCTCCCCTTCTTGTCCTTCTTGTAGGAACTGGTATCTACCTTACAATCCGTCTTGGACTTTTGCAAATCATTCGTCTGCCTAAAGCCTTTAAACTTATCTTTGCTGAAGATAAAGGAGAGGGTGATATTTCTAGTTTTGCAGCCCTTGCCACAGCACTTGCTGCAACTGTTGGTACTGGTAACATTGTTGGTGTTGCGACAGCCATTAAGACTGGTGGGCCTGGTGCTCTTTTCTGGATGTGGATTGCTGCTTTCTTTGGTATGGCAACCAAATATGCTGAAGGTCTCTTAGCCATTAAATTCCGTACGCTTGATGACCAAGGAAATGTCTCTGGTGGACCAATGTATTACATCACACACGGTTTTAGTGGAAAATGGCAAATAATCGCTAAGCCTTTAGCCTACTTCTTCGCTTTTGCTGGCGTTCTTGTCGCATGGTTGGGTATTGGTACCTTCTCGCAAGTTAACTCAATCACATCATCTCTTCAAAACAGCTTTGGTTGGTCACCAAAAATTGTTAGTGTTATCTTAGCTCTTATTACTGCTGCTATCATTTTCGGTGGTATTCAATCTATTTCAAAAGTATCCGAAAAAGTTGTGCCATTTATGGCTGGTCTTTACATCATTGCCGCACTTATTGTCATTTTTGCTAATTTCAATCAGCTGCTCCCTGTGCTTGAGATGGTTTTCCAATCAGCATTTACTGGTAAAGCTGCTGTCGGAGGTTTTGCTGGAGCAACTGTCATGGCTGCTATGCGACTTGGTATTGCGCGTGGGGTATTTTCTAATGAATCAGGTCTTGGTTCTGCCCCTATTGCTGCTGCTGCTGCCAAGACTGAAGAGCCTGTTGAACAAGGTTTGATTTCTATGACAGGTACCTTCATCGATACTATTATCATTTGTACGCTTACTGGACTTGCTATTCTCGTAACTGGACAATGGTCTGGTAGCTTAGAAGGTGCACCAATGACACAAGCGGCCTTCTCTTCTATTTTTGGAACTTTTGGAGAACTTGCTCTAACACTTTCTTTAGTCTTGTTTGCCTTTACGACTGTTCTCGGTTGGTCATATTATGGGGAACGTTGTTTCGAATTTATTTTCAAATCTACCAAATTCCTCTCATTTTATCGTCTTATCTTTGTAGTTATGGTCGCTCTTGGTGGCTACCTAACACTTGAGGTTGTTTGGAAAATTGCGGATATCGTAAATGGCTTGATGGCATTGCCTAACTTGATTGCCCTCCTAGTCCTTTCACCAATTATTCTCAAAGAGTCTAAATCATATTTTGAACGTCATAAATAA
- a CDS encoding LPXTG cell wall anchor domain-containing protein, with product MTITESLAMHSYQVSQMTRGLVVTTPNGKVFFVSTSNETLKETEKVTETPSQTEELPTTGDKASHAGLLGLDMLLTMFGLSGKHKGKEKN from the coding sequence GTGACTATAACGGAGTCATTGGCGATGCACTCTTATCAGGTATCGCAAATGACACGCGGTCTAGTAGTAACAACACCTAACGGTAAAGTCTTCTTCGTTTCAACTTCAAACGAAACTCTTAAGGAAACTGAAAAAGTTACTGAAACTCCAAGCCAAACCGAAGAACTTCCAACAACAGGGGATAAAGCTTCACATGCAGGTCTTCTTGGACTGGACATGTTGCTTACGATGTTTGGACTTAGTGGCAAACACAAAGGTAAAGAGAAAAATTAA